AGCAGGACTTGCTTAGAAGTCCATGCCGCCCATGCCGCCCATGCCACCAGGCATGCCAGCCGGCGCGGCGGGCTTGTCTTCCACCAGCTCGACCACGGCGGCCTCGGCCGTCAGCAGCAGGCTGGCGACGGACGCGGCGTTCTGCAGGGCGGTGCGGGTGACCTTGGTCGGATCCAGCACGCCTTGCTCGACCAGATCGGCGTACTCGCCGGTCGCGGCGTTGTAGCCGTAGTTGCCCTTGCCACCCAGCACGGCGTTGACGACCACGCTGGACTCTTCACCGGCGTTGGCGACGATCGTGCGCAGCGGCTCTTCGACGGCGCGCAGGATCAGCTTGATGCCGGCGTTCTGGTCAGGCGTATCGCCCTTCAGCTGGGCAATGGCTTGCTTGGCACGCAGCAGCGCGACGCCGCCACCAGCCACCACGCCTTCTTCCACCGCGGCACGCGTCGCGTGCAGGGCGTCTTCGACGCGGGCCTTCTTTTCCTTCATTTCGACTTCGGTCGCGGCACCGACGCGGATCACGGCAACACCGCCGGCCAGCTTGGCCACGCGCTCTTGCAGCTTTTCACGGTCGTAGTCGGACGTCGCTTCTTCGATCTGGACGCGGATCTGCTTGACGCGGGCTTCGATCGACTTGCTGTCGCCAGCGCCGTCGATGATGGTGGTGTTTTCCTTGCCCACTTCGATGCGCTTGGCCTGGCCCAGGTCCTGCAACGAGGCCTTTTCCAGCGACATGCCGGTTTCTTCGGAGATGACCACGCCGCCCGTCAGGATGGCGATGTCTTCCAGCATGGCCTTGCGGCGGTCGCCGAAGCCAGGCGCCTTGACGGCGGTGGTCTTCAGGATGCCACGGATGTTGTTCACGACCAGGGTGGCCAGCGCTTCGCCTTCGACGTCTTCAGCGATGATCAGCAGCGGACGGCTCGACTTGGCGACTTGTTCCAGCACGGGCAGCAGGTCGCGGATGTTGCTGATCTTCTTGTCGAAGATCAGGACGAACGGGTCGTCCAGCGCGGCGACTTGCTTGTCGGGGTTGTTGATGAAGTAGGGCGACAGGTAGCCGCGATCGAATTGCATGCCTTCGACCACGTCCAGCTCGTTTTCCAGCGACTTGCCGTCTTCGACGGTGATGACGCCTTCCTTGCCGACCTTGTCCATCGCGTCGGCGATGATCTGGCCGATCGACGAATCGCTGTTGGCGGAGATCGAGCCGACCTGGGCGATTTCCTTGCTGGTGGTGACGGGCTTGCTCAGCTTCTTCAGCTCTTCGACGGCGGCGGCGACGGCCTTGTCGATGCCGCGCTTCAGGTCGATGGGGTTGAAGCCGGCGGCCACGTACTTCAGGCCTTCCTGGACGATGGCCTGGGCCAGCACGGTGGCGGTCGTGGTGCCGTCACCGGCGTTGTCGGAGGTCTTGGAGGCAACGTCCTTGACCAGTTGCGCGCCGATGTTCTCGAACTTGTCCTTCAGTTCGATTTCCTTGGCGACGGACACGCCGTCCTTGGTCACGGTCGGGGCGCCGAAGGAGCGCTCCAGCACGACGTTGCGGCCCTTGGGGCCCAGGGTGGTTTTGACAGCGTTGGCGAGGACATTCACGCCACGGACGATGCGCACACGGGCGTCATCGGCGAACAGGACTTGCTTGGCAGCCATAGTGGTTCCTTACTGGAATTCTGTGGGAATTCTGTCGAATTCGGTATTCGGGACGGGGGAATTACTGGATCACGGCGAGGATTTCTTCCTCGCGGATGACGAGCAGCTCTTCGCCATCGACCTTGACGGTCTGGCCGGAATACTTGCCGAAGAGCACCTTGTCACCGGCCTTCAGGTCAACCGGCAGCACCTTGCCGTCTTCCGTGCGCTTGCCGGGACCGACGGCGACGACTTCGCCTTGGTCAGGTTTTTCGGCCGCGCTGTCGGGGATGACGATGCCCGAGGCGGTTTTGCGCTCGTTGTCCAGGCGTTTGACGATCACGCGATCATTCAAAGGACGCAGGGCCATGAAGAACTCCTGTATTCAGTACGATGTGGGGTTGTCTCTAGGGACCGGCCAGAGGCTGTGTTAGCACTCATTGGCGGCGAGTGCTAATTATAGGGGCGGTTGGTTTGGCTTCAAGAGCGAGGTGGTCTGCTGTTACAAATATGTTGTGCTGGGTGTCTGCCGGCTTACAGGGGCGGATGGGAGGTCTGATCTTTGACGGGTTACAGCTGCCGCGCGATGCTTCCAGATAAGCTGCCGGCGACCTTTCCCCAGGA
This genomic interval from Bordetella genomosp. 8 contains the following:
- the groL gene encoding chaperonin GroEL (60 kDa chaperone family; promotes refolding of misfolded polypeptides especially under stressful conditions; forms two stacked rings of heptamers to form a barrel-shaped 14mer; ends can be capped by GroES; misfolded proteins enter the barrel where they are refolded when GroES binds); translation: MAAKQVLFADDARVRIVRGVNVLANAVKTTLGPKGRNVVLERSFGAPTVTKDGVSVAKEIELKDKFENIGAQLVKDVASKTSDNAGDGTTTATVLAQAIVQEGLKYVAAGFNPIDLKRGIDKAVAAAVEELKKLSKPVTTSKEIAQVGSISANSDSSIGQIIADAMDKVGKEGVITVEDGKSLENELDVVEGMQFDRGYLSPYFINNPDKQVAALDDPFVLIFDKKISNIRDLLPVLEQVAKSSRPLLIIAEDVEGEALATLVVNNIRGILKTTAVKAPGFGDRRKAMLEDIAILTGGVVISEETGMSLEKASLQDLGQAKRIEVGKENTTIIDGAGDSKSIEARVKQIRVQIEEATSDYDREKLQERVAKLAGGVAVIRVGAATEVEMKEKKARVEDALHATRAAVEEGVVAGGGVALLRAKQAIAQLKGDTPDQNAGIKLILRAVEEPLRTIVANAGEESSVVVNAVLGGKGNYGYNAATGEYADLVEQGVLDPTKVTRTALQNAASVASLLLTAEAAVVELVEDKPAAPAGMPGGMGGMGGMDF
- the groES gene encoding co-chaperone GroES, which gives rise to MALRPLNDRVIVKRLDNERKTASGIVIPDSAAEKPDQGEVVAVGPGKRTEDGKVLPVDLKAGDKVLFGKYSGQTVKVDGEELLVIREEEILAVIQ